The Armatimonadota bacterium genomic sequence AGCCCCGCGCGGACCCACCTCTGCAAAGGCGTCAAGCAGCGTCTGGATGCCCTTGTGCGGAGTGACGGCGCCGATGTAGGCGAAGCGCACGCGCACGGACGGCTTGCGTCTCACCTGACGACCCCAGGCGGTGTCCACGCCGTGAGCAAGCACGGTGAGCTGTGGCTCCAGTTCCGGCCACACCGAGGCGATCTCGCGCTTGAGCGCCGCGGACGGGCAGATGACCGCCGACGCGCGCCGCAGTTCGCCGCGCAGGAGTTCGAGGCGGGCGCGGAACACGCCTTGCGCGCGGGCATGAACCCAACGCTTGGTTAGCCTGCCAAGGCCGAGACGCGAGCCGGCGATGCGTCCCACGCGGTGTGCCTTCGATTCACCGGCGAACACCGCCCCCGGAGGCGGCAGGCAGTCCGCGCAGGCATGGCCACCCTCGGGGCCGGGGCACGGGACTTCCCCCCGCCGCAGCAGGTCAGTGCGTGCGCAAATGGGATAGTGGTCGTGCAGGGTCGCGACCACCGGCATCCGCTGCCGCGCCAACAGCTCCACCAGGGAGTTGGATAGGTGAATCCAGTGGTGAAGGTGGACCAGTCCAGGTCGGAAGTCCTCGACCGCCTCCAGGGCCGCGCTCTCGAAAGCGGGATCGCTGCGGGCCACCAACTCGTCCACCGAGCCCATCAGCGGCCCGCGCGGCGCCCGCAGCACAGGGTCTTCCCATTCCGGCTCGGGTCCCCGGGCATCGCGGCTCAGGACGCGCATGGCATACCGGCCCGACAGTGCCTCCACCAGCCCGCGTACATGCAGCTCCGTGCCGCCGATCGAGTTCGGGGGGTACCCCGGGGTCACCAACAGCACCGACCGCCGCGTTTCAGTCGCCGCCATGTGCTCCTCGCCCGCTGCCCGCGACGCCGCGCAGGGCGTCCGCTCCCAGCACCACCGCGACCAGCGCCAGCGATGCCAGCCACAGCAACAGCGCGCCCGCCGTCACCAATGGCGCCAGCGCGACGTCCATCAGGAAGCAGCCCCACCCGAAGCGGCGCGCCAGCTCAGGCGTTACCAGGCGCCGC encodes the following:
- a CDS encoding glycosyltransferase — encoded protein: MAATETRRSVLLVTPGYPPNSIGGTELHVRGLVEALSGRYAMRVLSRDARGPEPEWEDPVLRAPRGPLMGSVDELVARSDPAFESAALEAVEDFRPGLVHLHHWIHLSNSLVELLARQRMPVVATLHDHYPICARTDLLRRGEVPCPGPEGGHACADCLPPPGAVFAGESKAHRVGRIAGSRLGLGRLTKRWVHARAQGVFRARLELLRGELRRASAVICPSAALKREIASVWPELEPQLTVLAHGVDTAWGRQVRRKPSVRVRFAYIGAVTPHKGIQTLLDAFAEVGPRGAELAIYGEIPDASFQRQVSARAARIGATMHGRYEPDHLPEIYSRVDVAVVPSICKENAPLAALEAQVGGAPVIASDLGGLPEVVEDETDGLLFRAGDARDLAEKIRAVAGDAQLLARLRANVRRPKSMPEYAREITSIYEAAISTITEERP